One window of the Eucalyptus grandis isolate ANBG69807.140 chromosome 6, ASM1654582v1, whole genome shotgun sequence genome contains the following:
- the LOC104452124 gene encoding GDSL esterase/lipase At4g26790 → MAHTTIFRVVLVNLLLQLQLVLANVPAVIVFGDSSVDTGNNNQIATVVKSNFEPYGRDYYGGKPTGRFSNGRVFTDFISEAFGIKLAMPAYLDPAHNMTDMATGVCFASAGTGYDNATSNVLSVVPLWKQLEYYKKYREELMDYLGQEKAETVLREALYIIGLGTNDFLENYYAVPGRSSEFSIEEYRNFLAGIAGGFVEALYGLGARKISLGGLPPMGCLPLERTRNLFFGGGCIEEYNNVAKEFNVKIQGLVSKLNDQLSGIQLVFSDPYDILSQIIQNPELFGFTNAKESCCGTGYFEMGYLCDKNNPFTCRDANKYVFWDSFHPTERTSGLVADHAVKTDLAGFLVP, encoded by the exons ATGGCGCACACAACCATTTTCAGGGTTGTGCTAGTGAATCTTCTACTGCAACTCCAGTTAGTTTTGGCGAATGTGCCTGCTGTTATTGTGTTTGGGGACTCCTCGGTAGATACGGGGAACAACAACCAAATTGCTACTGTCGTCAAAAGTAATTTTGAGCCCTATGGTCGCGATTACTACGGTGGCAAGCCCACGGGACGGTTTTCTAATGGCCGAGTGTTCACGGACTTCATTTCTGAGGCTTTTGGGATCAAATTGGCGATGCCGGCCTACTTGGATCCAGCACATAATATGACAGATATGGCCACTGGCGTTTGCTTTGCCTCAGCCGGAACCGGTTACGACAATGCCACTTCCAATGTTCTG TCTGTGGTTCCTCTGTGGAAACAACTGGAGTACTACAAGAAGTACCGGGAAGAGCTCATGGACTATCTTGGACAAGAAAAGGCCGAAACAGTCCTAAGAGAAGCGCTGTACATCATAGGTTTAGGGACCAACGACTTCCTAGAGAATTACTATGCAGTTCCAGGCAGATCATCGGAGTTCTCTATCGAAGAGTACCGAAACTTCCTAGCAGGAATTGCAGGAGGCTTCGTTGAGGCGCTCTATGGGTTAGGAGCTCGGAAGATATCGCTGGGTGGGCTTCCGCCTATGGGGTGCTTGCCCCTGGAGAGAACCAGGAACCTTTTCTTTGGAGGTGGTTGTATCGAGGAGTATAACAATGTGGCTAAGGAGTTCAATGTGAAGATACAGGGCTTGGTCTCGAAGCTGAACGACCAACTTTCAGGAATCCAACTAGTGTTCTCTGATCCGTATGATATTCTCTCACAGATCATTCAGAATCCCGAATTGTTTG GATTCACGAATGCAAAAGAATCCTGTTGTGGAACCGGCTACTTCGAGATGGGCTATCTGTGCGACAAAAATAACCCCTTCACGTGTCGGGATGCGAATAAGTACGTGTTTTGGGATTCGTTTCATCCGACGGAAAGAACGAGTGGTCTTGTAGCCGATCACGCCGTCAAAACTGATCTAGCTGGATTTCTAGTTCCGTGA